The Erigeron canadensis isolate Cc75 chromosome 4, C_canadensis_v1, whole genome shotgun sequence genome window below encodes:
- the LOC122596188 gene encoding uncharacterized protein At4g28440-like: MAEQNKLQPTFTKISQLRPGAENLNLTVKVVSSKPITTRSRNGTQGRNMRISECLVGDETGVVVFTARNDQVDAMKEGSTVILRNAKIDMYKGSMRLAWARVEVTDSADFSVKEENNLSLIEFELITVEE; this comes from the exons ATGGCTGAACAAAACAAGCTGCAACCTACATTCACTAAGATCAGCCAGCTTCGTCCTGGTGCTGAAAATCTTAACCTTACTGTAAAAGTGGTTAGTTCAAAGCCGATCACGACAAGAAGTCGCAATGGGACTCAAGGACGCAATATGCGTATATCTGAATGTTTGGTCGGTGATGAGACTGGAGTTGTTGTATTTACTGCTCGGAATGATCAAG TGGACGCCATGAAGGAAGGAAGCACCGTAATTCTCAGAAATGCAAAAATCGACATGTACAAGGGGTCCATGAGACTTGCATGGGCTCGTGTGGAAGTCACTGATTCGGCTGATTTTTCTGTCAAGGAAGAGAACAATCTCTCCCTTATTGAGTTTGAACTTATCACCGTTGAAGAGTGA